TTTTCGCCATGACATATGCTGGTGGTTcttccttgagaagaagagtgGATTGATTCCCGTTCTGTCCTTTATGTCGATTTCCACCGGGAGGAGCAGCTCTCAGAAACTGACTGATAATCGCGTCGACAACAGAAGCCGACACACTCTCGGCCTCGTCAATCAACTGCATTAGCATTTCTGTCAGGTGAATCTCAACGTCTTTAGCGACCTGTTCCTCAGATGCTGCCTTAGAACCAGATGCCGATACTCCGTCAAATGTGCTGTTGAAGAGTCGTAACAGTAGATCGTCAGCGTTGGAGATTTGGTGGAGGAGTAAAATACTCTTGACTTCCGTAAGAGATGCCAAAACGTATTTGTGCTGGCTGTCATATGGATTTGTGGGATCGTGCAGAGCCGGCAGGATATCCTTGATGAACAAGGTGAATATCATCTGGAGCATGTTAGCATGGTACAGATATAGATGGAGAATCGTGCCAAACACACTTTGATCTGGTCGTCGGTAAAAGGAGCATCGGGAACGAAGAGTCGAAGAATATCGACTAGGCAGCATGCTGTGTATGCCTTGACACCGCCATCCTTGTGCTGAAGTAGGTTACGGTGTCCCAATTGTTTGGCCACATCTCTGATGGAGTCCAGGTCGGCGGCACCTTGATCGAGATCGGAGAGCTCCTTGGATAATTTGTCGAGTCGTTTTATCAGAGTGCTCGTAGGAATTGGCTTGGCGGGTTTCCAGGAAATTTCTTCGTCGAAAGCCAAGCTGCGTTGctcgccctcctcctcattctcTGAGTCATGGTCGCGCTCTTCGtgctgttcttcttcttggtcttgctcATCTTCCCGCTCAacgacttcctcctcctcctccacttGGGCAGGCTTCTCGACGCGCCGACGACGCGCCATCATGCGCTATACAAAAACCGCCAATTGAATTCTTCTTTtgaaggagctggagggCCTAGGAGCGAACTCAATAAGAATGCTTCGGCAGACGGTGTGTTGTGACTATTGGAGTTGCTGGGATACGAAATTTGGGGTGCGTAATTGTCCTAACACCGCATCGCATGCGCTTGCTGTAGCAAAGACCTGGCCACTGCAATACCAGCACCGGTGGAGGCAGCGCCAGTATGGTAATTTCAGAGCGATGGAGTTAGGTATCGTAAAGACAGCAAAATCTCGAGGGCGACGATAAATTAAAGGTCAGACACGAAGTGGGAGAGATGTTCTTGTGATAAGCGGAGGCGTGTTCCGTGCGCGCGACGCGACCTTACTTTTGGTTTTGGACGTTAGCCACTCCACTTCCACTTCCACTTCCACTTCGATGGGGGACGGACGTTGGGTGGGTAGGTAGCCAAGCAGCATGAACAGGAGCTTCCTTGACCGAGCTACCTCACGGTAGGAAAGCTAGCACCAGAGAGCCAAGCtaggtacctaccttataCCTAATTGAGTCACTGCCTGAACAGCCTGGGTTGCTGCCCCACCAATAGGATATGCCCTTGATGTTTATGCTTCTACTGAGCTCATGTTTTTGgctaaggtaccttagctACTTACATAAAACTCCAACCTCAAGTCTCTTTTTGAATCACAATTGCACGACTATTTAACCCCCTTTCGACAATCTTACACGTCATTTTTGGTTTATGATTGACTGAGACGGGAATTTGGCTCCGATCTGGAACTTTACACCAAGACGTTAATTTGTTCCTCTCATGATCGCCCTATTCATGTCCTTTGCTAGAATGCTCCCTGTCTTGGAGATAGGTATAGGTTAAAGTAACCAACGAAAACCTCCATTGTGAGCTACCACTGTTTTGTCTACTGGTCGTGGCTCCTGATGGGGGATTATGTGGCCCGCGGTGTCTGACAACTAAGCGTCGTTCGAGGAATCGCGAGGGATGCCATATTCAGGCATAGCTTTCTGAATATATGTACCTTtaactacctacctaggcAGTAATGGAACTCCACGTTGGTTACTGAAGTCAATGTAGATGGTCCAAGGACAGAGACATGCCAAGCTCCCAAGTCAACGGCTCCCAAGTAAGAGTTGAGAAACAGCAACATCACGAGCACTACCTTTTCTGTATTACCTTTTGTCATCACATATTAATCTTCGTAtcttgaagctcatcaaTTAACCGATAATTCAACTCGACTGGCTCTGCTGGTACGTACATACACGGCATTGGATACAAGTGTTGCGAACACGGTGATACTGGAATCGTTGCAACAGAGCCGTTTATGTACGACCATGGTATGTTTGCTTCATTTCACCGTGAGGCGAATTTGACACACAGAGCCTCCATTTTGAGGTTTCATTCTAGAAAGTTCCCTTGCGGTTTCGGCCTGGAGCAATTCAGGATCGATCTCTGTTGCACAAGTTTGGCCGCATCGTTTGCCGCGTGTCGAATCATTTTGCTACCCTGTAAGTGGCAGCCAACGGGATAATTAACTTGTACTCGCCTATGAAAGGGGATCTCCCGTTGATTGAAGTAGAAGATGGTGTTGCGAGGGTTATCTCCACTGCCTGTAGTGCTTTGGTGGCAAGCTGTTGAGTACAAGTTGAGCCGTTGCCCCTTTAGAAGAAGAATGCGACCTCTCTTCCTTCCCTCCTATTTCAtgcctcttctctctttaaAACAGGCTGGTCTTTTTAGTCGCCTTTCCACTGAAAGATCTGTTCAACTCCCGTTTGACACGCGACTAACGAAGGAAACAAGGCAATTGAAATCGCCTGAGTTCAATGTAAGCCAACATTCTCCGTTCTTCAAAATTTGCGATCGCTGCTTCACCTTGAAACTCCATTCTCCTAAGGTAGGTGCTAGTAGACAGGATGTTGAGAGTTATTGCAAGCGTTAAGCCTGCCACTGGCTGCCAGCTGCCAGCTGCCAACCAGCCAGCAGAGCAACATGCAGCCCTGCTCTTTCTTGGTGCCATAATGAATCACTGCCTCTCCTGCTCTGTTTATTGATTTTGCCTTCTCTCGCTGCCATGGAACCTCCTTCCAGCCCTACTTCTTTCCTTGAATCACTCAGCAGGCCGTCCGCTCCTTTCCCTCTCCCACCCTTACTatatcttcctctcctcatccCTCGTCTCTACTCTactcctccatcttccaaACTTCGTTACTCCAACGTCGTCTAACATAATTTGTCTTTCCAACCAGAAAAGGCCTTATTCTATCCGCTCGACCGGTATgtatattttcttttcttttcttttgttacTTATAGCACTGTCTTCCACTTGGTCTCGGGCATCAGGCGCTGCATCGCTCTCATCACGAATTGCGCCCGTGTCTTTTTACTTACCCGGCGAATAATTTGCTGATCACACTAGCAGTCACTTTGATTATCCAGTATTACTCACTATCAATTTTGATCCAAGTACGTCCACAGCTGTTTTCCAGTACTCTCCAAGGCTGATTCCATCTCCAGTGGCGGACTTGATGGATTCCGAGAAGGGTGAGGGCCAAATTCCTCGAATGTCCGGGGAtagcaagaagaagagatctccATTCTTCGTCAAGCTGCTTGTTGCTTTTGTGATTATCATATGTGCAATTCCCGTCATGTTTGGCATGGGTGTTGTTGGCGCAGTCTACGGTATGTTTTTGGAACTCGTTGTTGCCACGGCTTGTGACAAACTAACCAGGTAACAGCCAACTTGAAGTTCTTCCACGATCAGGAGCGCGGCACTGTCGATTTTCTTTCAAGTGATCAGGTGCACAACGTTGCTCGCCATCTCGAGAGCACCGGTGCTTCATACCCAATCTCGTATGTCCCCGACTCCCAGGTACTTTTATGATGCCCAAGAAGCCACTGACCCCTAGAGACAGGACTAAGACGGCTCTATCTACAATCTATGGCGTCAGTTACACCTCGAATGCTGATGTGGTCACCGAGGTTGCAACCGTTACTGGAACCCGCTATGTCACTGTGCCTGGTGAAGCCCTGTCTGTTTCTGTCACCACACGGGAGAGCACTACCGAATACTGTGAGGTTCAGGTCGTTACCATGACCGAGAGCTACACGGTCACTGTACCTAACGACATAGCCTCCCAGGACTCCTCAGGTGATGCTGTTGGAGCCACCGTGACCGGCAACCCACAGACTGTGACCGAGAACGAAACTGATTTCTCTCTCACCAGTGGTCCGTCTGATGCCATCGTCACCGGCAACCCACAGACTGTGACCGAGAACGAAACTGATTTCTCTCTCACCAGTGGTCCATCTGATGCCATCGTCACTGGTAACCCACAGACTGTGACTGAGAGCAAGACCGATTTTTCTCTCACTGTTGGTTCGTCCGATGCCCTCACCACCGCCAGCCCTGAGACCATCACGAAAACTTTCGAGGTGTCCTCGCCCCTCCCTAAACCGCACACAACTATTACCATTCAAAGTCTCTATCCTCCTCGGGAAGGTCTGAGCACTGTCACCCAGTACACCACTGTTGAGAAGACCATCACTCCCGACTCATTCATCACTGTCACTTTGACTAGCAAATGCCCAGAATGTTCACCCATCGTGTCAGTTTCTCCTTCCAGTAGCTCCACAACGACTGTTTACGAAACTGCTGGTGTGCCCCCGACCTCTACAACAACTATCATGGTTCCGCCTCCTGCTTACCCACCTTACCCAACCGCCAACAATACCTTACTGCCGGGTCTATCCGGTAGCGTTACTGTTGTGCCTACTGTACCTACTCCGACTCCTGTTGTCGTCTCAGGAGGCACCAAGAAGCCCGAGCCTCGTGGGTGGGGTGGTACCAGCGGGACCACCAATCTTAGCTGCACCGTTATGCTGGTGGCCATTATCATGTTTGCACTCTGAGCTTGGACGGAGTAATCGGCGCATATGCTGCCCTTTTGAGAAAACTTGATCAAGGAAAGGAATGGCAAGAAAGCACTCGCAAGACGTGCAAGGACCACGTTAGGAGAATTGGAGTTTCAGCGGCCAGAACTGGCATTGGACTTGGTATCCAAACTGGAAATGGAATTGAGATGATCTGTAAATCCGCTCTTGGCTTGCGCTATGCTGCGTACCTAGGTAATGAATAAGGGGACGCCGGGAGCTAGGTATAGATAAAAAAGTTCAATATCGCAGCATGGGTACTTTTAATTTCGGCGCCGAATTCTTGATGTTGCTTTGAGGTTTGTCAATATCTCCTAATTTCATATAGGCTATGAATGTATTTATGAAGGTGTGTCTGTTCAAATCAAACTTGCGAGATGCTATGTGGTGCAGTGGTGAAATATGAGAATCTCCTATCCATAATCCTTTCCCAACGCCTTGCCCTATCGATACAGAACCAATATTCCCGGACGCCGTGTTTGCCTGTCGATTAATCTATCTTGCAGGGCCCCTACTCGCCCGAGCCTTCCAGGCATTCTTGATTTCCCCAGCTGCTCTGTACAGGTCCTTTTCCGAAACCCGGTCCTCGATGCTTTGAAGCACACTCTTAGTTGTGCTGATGTGGTTGGCCTCGTTCTTGTCATCACGGAAGCGCACAATGCGCCACCGACCTTGCTCATCGATGTTACATTCAACCACTCGCCAGTTAAGCGGATCGTTTAGCGACTTGAGAGTCTCCCACTCCTCCTCGGAGATGAACACGCTGTTGAAATACTCGTACTTTTCGGGGCCGCTACCCCCTGCGTAGACGTACAAGTCAGCCTTGGGGACGCTGTCATAATCAATGAATGGCTCAGTGATGCCTTCGCGACGCTCCTCGTCGTTGGGCTCAACTTCCACAAAGTCCAGGGACAGGCGGCAGTCTACAGTGTTCTCCTCTGGCGGCTTCCATTTCAAGATGTGGTTGTCAGTGCCGTGTTTGTAAGCAGTGGTGCGACAGGTGAAGATCAGACCGTCGTTGCCGTGCTTTAGCTTGGGGAGGATATCTCTGAACATCATATCAATGGCGTAGGCAAATTGGggtttcttcatctccacGTAGAAGGGCTGGAACTCTAGTTCCTGAGGATATTCCTGATAAAGCTTCTTGTAGGGGCGGTAGAATCGTTGGTCGAAATATGCGAGCCGCTTGTCGAGTGTTCGTTCCATGAGCAGGGCACCATCCAGCACCAGACAGTCAAATACCAGAAACATGGGGACGCGCTTCCCGTCGGAGCCTGTGTCCCAAACCAGTTCACCGTCGATCAGCGTGTTCGTGTGGAATGCTTCTGGGGAGTTCTCGAGAGGAAAGTGCAGGCTCCTGTTCGTGATGAACCAAAAGTCGTTTTTGCGATCGATTAGGTAGTGAGCCTCGTTTCCATTCTCGTCTGTTGTCGAATAGAGGAGATATCTGATACCGTCGGACTTTTCAACTACGTAGTAACTACAAGATCACCGTTAGCTGTAGGTTCTAGGTCGCGAGATAGCGTTCCATGTCAATCTTACTCGTGCTGAGCGAGCTCCTCGAGATGCTGACGGGCGAAGCTTACGGGCTGCGCACCGGGAAAGCCAGTAGCAGACCTGTTGAGAAGGTTCGCGACCTCCTTGCGCATTTCGTGGAGTAGTTGTCCTTGAGCCTTGATGCCCGGCTCCGCGATGGAGGCGATGGGCCCATCTTGTTGGGCCATCGCGATGACTGTGGTGAGGATGCGCTGGGTGAGGTTTGATTGTTGTTGCGACAATGAAGCTACTgtcctttataataaatgcttatcgataaggaaCACTTACAGAACCGCATACTATGCTCCCAAGCTCCAATTGAGGTACGGCATGGAGCTTACTTTTTGGGAGACAGGAGCGCTTTGAGAGTATTTgagatttttttttttaaaaaaagaaaataggaatttttcttttttgctCTTTTCTGTCATGTAGTATTCTTGTGAGAGGAATGGAGATTTAACCTGGTATATAACAAGTCGAGGTAGGCAGCCATTCAGGCTGGACCTAGATTTCATAAAATCACTTTTTTTCTTCAGAGACGACTTGCAATGTTTATTTGTAAGGTCTGCATTCCTGTGACACTTACACGGTCTTCAGTGTCAGACTTCTGTCCTTCCTGGCGAGACCAATAATTCATCGTCAACAAGTCTACACCAAATTCGCAGAATTGCGCAACTTCAcgataaattataatataagtgTCAGTGCAGAGATCACagcagagaagaagtcaaTGAATTATATGGGAATATTATTCCTCTCCTCTTATCATCTACGGCTTTCGAACCATCCCATCAGGCACACAAAACAACAGAGTACAACATGTTTAGGACTCGTCAATCTTCTCTACCTCTGCTCGAGCTTCCTCCCATTGTTGCTTACTTTTCTTGGCCCACTCGATCTGACTCTGAGCATAAGCGAGCTGGTGGACGTTAGCGCTTCGAAGATTAGTCAAGACTGAGCTCATAAACTCACCATGTAGCGTCGCAAGTCGTCCTCCTTGTCCTTTTGGAATCGCTTCATATCCTTTAGAACACTCGTGCTGGCTTCTTTGACATCGCGCT
This genomic stretch from Fusarium oxysporum f. sp. lycopersici 4287 chromosome 5, whole genome shotgun sequence harbors:
- a CDS encoding mRNA guanylyltransferase, whose protein sequence is MAQQDGPIASIAEPGIKAQGQLLHEMRKEVANLLNRSATGFPGAQPVSFARQHLEELAQHDYYVVEKSDGIRYLLYSTTDENGNEAHYLIDRKNDFWFITNRSLHFPLENSPEAFHTNTLIDGELVWDTGSDGKRVPMFLVFDCLVLDGALLMERTLDKRLAYFDQRFYRPYKKLYQEYPQELEFQPFYVEMKKPQFAYAIDMMFRDILPKLKHGNDGLIFTCRTTAYKHGTDNHILKWKPPEENTVDCRLSLDFVEVEPNDEERREGITEPFIDYDSVPKADLYVYAGGSGPEKYEYFNSVFISEEEWETLKSLNDPLNWRVVECNIDEQGRWRIVRFRDDKNEANHISTTKSVLQSIEDRVSEKDLYRAAGEIKNAWKARASRGPAR